One genomic window of Providencia hangzhouensis includes the following:
- a CDS encoding DUF1177 domain-containing protein: protein MSLKQTLCVYDLIDCASVKGEDIVALFQDFPHIEVMSKTVKDHKGQSDFVRILIPGTQGKSQHKDAPTLGIIGRLGGIGARPSRIGVVSDADGAIAALAAALKLAQMHEKGDQLLGDVVVTTHICPNAPTRPHTPVDFMDSPLEDATMNQHEAIPEADAILSVDTTKGNRLLNHKGYALSPTVKNGYILPVSEDLIRLMEWSSGQKAVTFPLSIQDITPYGNGLHHINSILQPAVSTSAPVVGVAICSETVVPGCSTGASHEVDIAATVKFMIEVAKAFTGKQCAFYDVEQYDLLTSLYGDMSHLQTAGNNAAKND, encoded by the coding sequence ATGAGTCTAAAACAAACTCTTTGCGTATATGATCTAATCGATTGCGCTAGTGTTAAAGGTGAAGACATTGTTGCATTGTTCCAAGATTTCCCACACATTGAAGTCATGTCTAAAACGGTTAAGGATCACAAAGGACAAAGTGACTTTGTTCGCATTCTTATTCCAGGAACACAAGGTAAATCACAGCATAAAGATGCGCCAACACTGGGAATCATCGGGCGTTTAGGTGGAATTGGTGCTAGGCCTTCTCGAATAGGTGTTGTGTCTGATGCAGATGGTGCGATTGCCGCACTTGCAGCAGCGCTTAAACTGGCACAAATGCATGAAAAGGGTGACCAGTTACTCGGTGATGTCGTGGTCACGACCCATATTTGCCCAAATGCGCCAACACGTCCGCATACACCTGTTGATTTTATGGACTCGCCCCTTGAAGATGCCACGATGAATCAACATGAGGCGATCCCTGAAGCGGATGCTATTTTGTCCGTAGATACCACGAAGGGAAATCGTTTACTCAATCATAAAGGGTATGCACTGTCTCCAACAGTAAAAAATGGTTATATTTTACCTGTATCAGAGGATTTAATTCGTTTGATGGAGTGGAGTAGTGGCCAAAAAGCGGTGACATTTCCATTATCAATTCAAGACATTACGCCATATGGTAATGGTCTACATCATATCAACAGTATATTACAACCTGCGGTATCAACATCTGCACCAGTGGTTGGTGTCGCTATTTGCTCAGAAACGGTAGTACCAGGTTGCTCTACAGGGGCTAGCCATGAGGTTGATATTGCGGCTACTGTAAAATTTATGATAGAAGTGGCTAAAGCATTCACAGGAAAACAATGTGCGTTTTATGATGTTGAACAATATGATTTATTGACGTCATTGTATGGTGATATGTCACACCTGCAAACAGCAGGTAATAATGCAGCAAAAAATGATTAA
- a CDS encoding IclR family transcriptional regulator, whose product MSILSSVVDVYQLFLRSGNELTVTTLVNELGMPKSSASRLLKQMAELGLLEKKNNAPIYRPGLLIMELAHRARGMNPLIDMMLEALDELAKDSGFTSYVSALDDDMVRVVHARFGNSMLQVITQPGTRLPILGTSTGRALLARLPLNERSKIIDREPKEERGKLVERLDLVADRGWELSMDESVAGVASISSTVFDPAQNTLYALCLSLPAAQMNDEVMVQLSKSLCHKAAYLGCMVGDPYWLQKSMNKS is encoded by the coding sequence ATGAGTATTTTATCTAGCGTGGTTGATGTTTACCAATTGTTCTTACGTTCAGGTAATGAACTGACGGTGACAACGTTGGTTAATGAATTAGGTATGCCAAAAAGCTCGGCCTCCCGTCTTTTAAAGCAAATGGCTGAACTCGGATTGCTGGAAAAGAAAAACAATGCACCGATATATCGACCTGGTTTGCTGATTATGGAATTAGCTCATCGGGCTAGGGGGATGAACCCGCTAATCGATATGATGCTTGAAGCACTTGATGAACTTGCGAAAGATAGTGGGTTTACCAGTTATGTGTCAGCACTTGATGATGATATGGTTCGTGTTGTTCATGCTCGTTTTGGTAATAGCATGCTGCAAGTGATCACTCAACCGGGTACCCGCTTACCCATACTGGGAACGTCAACGGGGCGTGCACTATTAGCAAGGTTACCGCTAAATGAGCGGTCAAAAATTATCGACCGTGAACCAAAAGAAGAACGGGGTAAATTAGTCGAGCGTTTGGACTTAGTGGCAGATCGTGGCTGGGAATTATCGATGGATGAATCCGTTGCTGGAGTCGCTTCCATATCCAGCACGGTGTTCGACCCTGCACAAAATACGTTATATGCCTTGTGTTTAAGTTTGCCTGCTGCACAAATGAATGATGAGGTTATGGTGCAGTTATCTAAGAGCCTTTGTCATAAAGCCGCTTATCTTGGGTGTATGGTGGGTGACCCGTATTGGTTGCAAAAAAGCATGAATAAGTCATGA
- a CDS encoding nitrilase-related carbon-nitrogen hydrolase, producing the protein MSGTKVKVALAQFDSELGNKTNNLQRMAQLCQQAADSGAKLICFPELATTGYRGDLLTTKLWDLSDSIGSETYTLFSELATRLNITIVSGFVERGEYLGDIYNSVGVWNPGCEGISGVFRKVHAFGIEKQWFGRGDSFPVFETPIGKIGIMICYDMGFPEVARILTLQGAELLLAPSAWCVQDRDVWDINSACRALENGTHLLAVNRWGHEEDLHLFGGSKVLGPRGQVLCEASCEGEELLIGEVDFLNQAHTRLKVPYLRDRKPQSYSVLTQGLGS; encoded by the coding sequence ATGTCGGGTACAAAAGTTAAAGTTGCTCTGGCTCAGTTTGATTCAGAACTTGGCAATAAAACCAATAATTTACAACGCATGGCACAGTTGTGCCAACAAGCCGCAGATTCAGGAGCAAAACTGATTTGTTTCCCTGAGCTGGCGACAACGGGTTATCGTGGTGACTTACTGACCACTAAGTTGTGGGATTTAAGCGATTCCATCGGAAGTGAAACTTATACGCTATTTAGCGAACTTGCTACTCGTTTAAATATCACTATTGTTAGCGGTTTTGTTGAGCGCGGTGAATATTTAGGCGATATCTATAACTCTGTCGGTGTTTGGAACCCAGGGTGTGAGGGTATTAGTGGTGTTTTTCGTAAAGTTCATGCTTTCGGCATAGAAAAACAATGGTTTGGACGAGGTGATAGTTTCCCTGTGTTTGAAACGCCGATCGGTAAAATCGGTATCATGATTTGCTATGACATGGGTTTTCCAGAAGTCGCACGAATTTTAACATTACAAGGCGCGGAATTGTTATTAGCCCCTTCAGCTTGGTGTGTTCAAGACCGAGATGTATGGGATATTAATAGCGCCTGTCGAGCACTAGAAAATGGAACTCACTTACTTGCAGTGAACCGTTGGGGTCATGAAGAAGATCTGCATTTATTTGGTGGTAGCAAGGTTTTAGGTCCTCGCGGCCAAGTACTTTGTGAAGCGAGCTGTGAGGGCGAAGAGCTATTAATCGGTGAGGTTGATTTTTTAAACCAAGCCCATACACGTTTAAAAGTGCCTTATCTGAGAGACAGAAAGCCACAAAGCTACAGTGTATTAACCCAAGGTTTAGGGTCATGA
- a CDS encoding purine-cytosine permease family protein — translation MANKAGEDYSLARVPQSARRPFYEVLILRIGALACVSQVMLGAALGYGLTFWQAFWATMLGSVILQVVSWGLGAAACREGMSISLLSRWAGFGKLGSALIGGAIAISLMGWFGVQNGFFADGMYKATNVLTPGTWSLITGIAVTVITVYGYRFLSITANISTPLFLFALGWATYNLLSGQDIGTLINDTEPAGPLMTMPAAITMVAGGFIIAAVTTPDISRFMKGPKDVFWMTLIGTFFGELLVNMIAVLMALSLRTSQVFDLMMALTGLLGASIVIFSTIKMNDINLYSSSLGYSTLLNAIFNKRFDRRYLTWVIGIFGTIASMLGILDNFIGFLIYLGIAIPPVAGIMVVDYYLLKRDRKELDITREQGILPPSCEAYNPVTLVVWVIAVLVGWGTSELGPLHADYGIPALNSLITGAVAYWIGMRWQAKARGVETVHFRKVSHLD, via the coding sequence ATGGCGAATAAAGCAGGTGAAGATTATTCTTTGGCTCGGGTACCCCAAAGTGCTCGTAGGCCGTTCTATGAAGTGTTAATTCTACGAATTGGCGCACTAGCTTGTGTTTCACAAGTTATGTTAGGTGCGGCTCTTGGGTATGGGTTAACTTTTTGGCAGGCGTTTTGGGCAACGATGCTTGGATCTGTAATTTTACAGGTTGTCAGCTGGGGGCTTGGAGCGGCTGCGTGCCGCGAAGGAATGTCAATCAGCCTACTGTCTCGGTGGGCGGGTTTTGGTAAGTTAGGCTCAGCACTCATTGGTGGCGCAATTGCTATCTCCTTAATGGGCTGGTTTGGCGTCCAAAATGGTTTCTTTGCGGATGGAATGTATAAAGCGACTAATGTGCTAACACCAGGGACTTGGTCACTTATTACAGGTATTGCGGTGACGGTTATAACAGTATATGGGTATCGATTTTTATCTATTACTGCCAATATCTCAACGCCGCTATTTTTATTCGCGTTAGGCTGGGCGACATATAATTTATTATCAGGTCAAGATATTGGTACGCTTATTAATGACACTGAACCCGCCGGGCCATTAATGACTATGCCTGCGGCCATCACAATGGTTGCTGGTGGTTTTATTATTGCAGCAGTGACAACACCCGATATCAGCCGTTTCATGAAAGGGCCTAAAGATGTGTTTTGGATGACGCTTATCGGCACATTTTTTGGTGAGTTACTGGTCAATATGATAGCGGTACTAATGGCGCTGTCATTACGTACAAGCCAAGTATTTGATTTAATGATGGCGCTGACAGGCCTATTAGGTGCATCGATTGTTATCTTCTCAACAATAAAAATGAATGATATCAATTTGTATTCATCATCGTTAGGTTATTCAACACTGTTAAATGCCATATTTAATAAGCGTTTTGACCGTCGTTATTTAACGTGGGTGATTGGTATCTTTGGCACAATCGCTTCAATGTTAGGGATCTTAGATAACTTTATCGGTTTCTTAATTTACTTAGGAATAGCCATTCCTCCTGTCGCAGGGATTATGGTTGTTGACTATTACTTGTTAAAACGTGATCGCAAAGAATTAGATATCACTCGAGAGCAAGGCATATTACCACCGAGCTGTGAAGCATATAACCCAGTAACACTCGTGGTGTGGGTGATCGCAGTACTGGTTGGGTGGGGGACATCAGAGTTAGGTCCACTGCATGCAGACTACGGTATCCCAGCGCTTAACTCTTTGATTACTGGTGCAGTTGCTTATTGGATAGGCATGCGCTGGCAGGCGAAAGCGAGAGGTGTTGAAACGGTACACTTTCGCAAAGTCTCTCATTTAGATTAA
- a CDS encoding FadR/GntR family transcriptional regulator, with protein sequence MHPLIEKQTLSEQVRSYVLSLISQSNLNPGDEIPSEKEIIERLGVSRGVVREAFQSLSILGILDISSGKKPKIQKINSNPLETIFNHAIVTQQVNYQQILGLRRAIEVDSAVLAAMHGNKNDYIKLRKIADKMRKSLLSSNDWDLFIESDIDFHLTLAEMSQNPLYALMLKALRGALGGSISAGLLNQNNHDEHKKIIDIHFDILESIEKQDFVATGLKMDTHFKLTMDSF encoded by the coding sequence TTGCATCCTTTAATTGAAAAACAAACACTTTCAGAACAAGTTAGAAGCTATGTTCTATCTTTAATATCTCAATCAAATCTAAATCCAGGTGATGAAATACCAAGTGAAAAAGAGATTATTGAACGTTTAGGGGTGAGCAGGGGGGTGGTTAGAGAGGCTTTTCAAAGCCTTTCTATATTAGGTATTTTAGATATTAGTAGTGGCAAAAAACCTAAAATACAAAAAATTAACTCAAACCCGTTAGAAACTATTTTTAACCATGCCATTGTGACTCAGCAGGTTAATTATCAGCAAATCTTAGGCCTTCGACGTGCGATTGAAGTTGATTCTGCAGTGTTGGCTGCAATGCATGGAAATAAAAATGATTATATCAAGTTAAGAAAAATTGCAGATAAAATGAGGAAATCCTTGTTGAGTTCTAATGATTGGGATTTGTTCATTGAGAGTGATATTGATTTCCACTTAACATTAGCTGAAATGTCACAAAATCCGTTATATGCATTGATGCTAAAAGCATTAAGAGGCGCATTAGGTGGTTCTATTTCAGCTGGTTTATTAAACCAAAACAACCATGATGAACATAAAAAGATCATTGATATTCATTTTGATATTTTAGAGTCAATTGAAAAACAAGACTTTGTGGCAACTGGGTTAAAGATGGATACTCACTTTAAGTTAACCATGGATAGTTTTTAG